ACTCATAGTTTAGTACAGTGAAAGGATACAGACTGAAATCAGCAGAGGAAAAAGGTAGATAGGATGGAATCCAGGAGATACCAGGCAGAAGCTTCCGGTTTCCTGTCCAGCTGTCCTGTTCCAATTGCACAGACAGTGCTCAGTTCTTGCAGCACCAACTTGTGACGGTGTGTGTGAGGTGTCGCCAGTGAGGCACACCAAGACTTTGGTATCACCAGTTTTTATGGGGGGCTCAATCACGTGGGCATGCAGGGCCTGTATAACTGACCTTAACTCCTCAGTCGGCAGCCCCAGACACACAACTGGCACAGAATGACCCAAGGGCTTCATCACACAaagccactctttttttttttttcagttggaggctaattagccttcacaacatttcagtgggttttgtcatacattgacatgaatcagccatagagttacacgtattccccatcccgatcccccctcccacctccctctccacccgattcctctgggtcttcccagtgcaccaggcccgagcacttgtctcatgcatcccacctgggctggtgatctgtttcaccatagataatatacatgctgttctttcgaaacatcccaccctcaccttctcccacagagttcaaaagtctgttctgtacatctgtgtctctttttctgttttgcatatagggttatcgctaccatctttctaaattccatatatatgtattagtatgctgtaatgttctttatctttctggcttacttcactctgtataatgggctccagtttcatccatctcattagaactgattcaaatgaattctttttaacggctgagtaatagtccatggtgtatatgtaccacagcttccttatccattcgtctgctgatgggcatctaggttgcttccatgtcctggctattataaacagtgctgcgatgaacattggggtgcacatgtctctttcagatctggtttcctcggtgtgtatgcccagaagtgggattgctgggtcatatggcagttctatttccagttttttaagaaatctccacactgttttccatagtgaaagCCACTCTTGTCAGGCAGGAAACTCTAAGCGCTCAGACTTCATTTCTCAGCCATTGGTCAAGGGCCATTCCTGAAGTCCCTTAGAATATATGAAGTTTGGGCACTTAAGTCCTGCTGGGTTAACATTTCCCTGAGACTTACTTATTTGCATGTCGCCTTTTATGATTAGCTCCATTTTTAACACGTGAGTTGTTTTTCCCCAGCTGGGGTGGAGGGTGTCATAAGAGCGTCAGCAGTGTCATACCTGCTGGGGGTTTGCAGAGTTCTATGTGTTAACACACTCCCAATAGTTACTTTAGTGGCCACAGTgcattgggtggcaaagagtcggacacgacagaagcgacttcACATGCCTACATGCAAGGCTCATCCTCCAACGAGATTGTTCACTTCCAGAGGAAATGAACTGGACTGTGTCTGCTTTTTACATAGCTTTTGATGCCTGGATGCTATGGTCTGCATATTTGTATCCCATCAAAATGCATATGCTGGGacatctctggtggtccagtggttaagaatctgtgggCCAATGCATGGGACAAAGGTTTGcttcttggtccaggaagattccacatgccacagagcaactaagccccatgtgccacaaccactgagcctgtgttctagagtctgtgctccacgacaagagaagccattgcaatgagaagcctggggaccacagctagagagtaactcctgctcactgcaacttgagaaagcccatgtgcagccaaaaaaaaaaaaaaaaaaaagcatatgttGGAACCTAATCTCCGATgtaaaggcaatggcaccccactccagtactcttgcctggagaatcccatgaacggaggagcctagtgggctgcagtccatggggtcactaagagtcggacacgactgagtgacttcactttcacttttcactttcatgcattggagaaggaaatggcaacctactccagtgttcttccctggagaatcccagggacaggggagcctggtgggctgacatctatggggtcgcacagagtcggccacgactgaagcggcttagcagcagcagcagcaatgtcagATGTGATGGTATTGGGATGTCATTAGGTCACAAAGGTGGGGCCCTCACGAACGGGGTTAGTGCCCTCATAACAGAGGCCCCAGGGATCCCTCAGTCCTCCCGCCATGTGAGGTTGCAGCCAGAGGTGCTGCTTATGAACCAGGAGATAGGCTTTCACTAGGCACCGAATCTGTTGGTAACTTGATCCTGGACTTCTCAGCTTCCAGAAATCTAAGAATcttaatgaatttctgttgtttataagacacccagtctatgatattttgttacagcagcccaaatggactaaaAGACACCAGATTAGGCCTCAATATGGtacgtgaaagtcactcagtcatgtccaactctttgcaaccccatggactatacatgtccttgaaattctccagaccagaatactggagtgggtagcctttcccttctccaagggatcttcccaacccagggatcaaacccaggtctcccacactgcagattctttaccaactgagctacaagggaagcccagtatatggtatggtaggtgctcaacaaatatgaGATGGTTAATGAATGCAAACATTCCCTTCTTTTCTGGGTCTTTTTTACCCCTCTTTGCTGAGGCCAGGCCAATGCTTTATAGATAGATGGGGAGCGAGAGAGTGGTCTGCAGAGAAATGAATAGTAGCAATGAATAATCAGCACAGGACTTTTGTAAAGACtaaagtttttattccaatcagGGGTCATTTACTTTCAGAAGCTATTTCTCTGAGTCCTTTGTGAAGCAGACAGCCTCATTGATGCTCGCAGTGATGTAATCTATGTTGTAGGAATTGATACAGGTGAAGTTGATCCGACCATTCTTGGGGATATAGATATGCTTTTTACTGATCAGGTATTCCACCTGTTGGGCTGGTGACGACCATAGCGTCTCAGATCCTAGGGTGGTCCCATCCCGCTCCCCTCTAGCCCAGGGTGAATTATGGATGGTAGGAAGTGTCAGCATTTCTGGGGAGCCACAAGAGTCCCAAAGCAGCTCCACTTTCCTCAGGAAAGAATCAAAGTCTGAGGTGAAGCTAGCGACGGGTTACCTGGTCCATGAAGATAATGCTCAAATACAAGCCCAAATCCAAGGTCAGAAATGAGAGAGCTGTCCCTTCCTAGGTACTTACAGTTGAGTCCAAGATAGCTATGGGACCCTTTCTGCTCAGTGATGTGATCCCAGGAGCCAGGGGTTCCCAGAAGCCGGAGCTTCTCCTTCACCTTTTCCTTGGTCATCATGATGTTCTCTACAACCCCTTCCAGGCTCTGTCGCCTGCCAAGGGAAGGACAGCAAGAAGTGGACAGCGTAGGGTCTCCCCTTGCTCTCGACCTCTTCATTGtctttcccctcttctcccttcAAAAGTAAGCATCCATCTGAGATGGTTATAAATGGGAGGGGGTTTTAGCCCATACTAATGTAAGCAAGGGAAGCAGACTCTCCAGCCAACTTTGCCAGAGGAGCAGGTCTTTGGTGCTTCCTCATCTCCTCTTGCAAACTGAGAGCATTCAAACAATTCAATAATAAGCTGACCTGTGCCCCCAAAGAGCATCCCGTTACCCACTCCCCCAAGGCTGGGCAACCCTCAGCACTGCTACTGGGACGCGGGGGCCCCTCAGTAAAAGAGGCAACGTGGGCAGGAAGGTAAGCGGCCACAGCATCCTGTGAGTCGGTGGGTCTGTGGGCATGCGGAGCCTCTGCCCACCCGTCCTGCCCCGCTCCCCGCCCTTACCATTCTCCCTGCATAGCAGGGTTGCAGAGGACGGAGGTGATGATGCGAGCGCCCGTGGTGGGAGGGTTTAGCCACAGGGCCCGCGCGAAGTTCATCAGCTGGGAGAGGACGCGCAGCAGGAGCTGGTTGTTGAGCGCCACCACCACGAGGGTACCCACTCCTTCGTCTGCAGCGATGGGACAGACGGCCTGTCTCAGAGCCCCCACCGTTCCTGGGGGGTACCCTCAGTCTCTGCCTCCAGCCTTGCAGAGGGGAGGTCTGGACGACAGGGCCCTCCGCCCAGCCTCACCAAGGCCCCATCCAGGCCCCAAGCAGTCGGTGCAGGCTCCTCTTGCCGAGAAAAGTAGGTGCAAGTAAGAGTCTTAAAGGTGGAAGGCAGCccctccctgtggtccagtgttttaagaatccgcctgccaatgcaggggacatgggttcaatccctggtccaggaagattccacatgccacggagcaactaagcccgtgcaccccaactactgagcttggACTCTaaagcccgggagccacagctactgagcccctgtGCCCGAGAGCCGATGCTCTGCAACAGGTgaaaccaccgcagtgagaagtccgtgtactgcaactagaggaagcccaagaacagcagcaaagagccagcacagccaaaaataaatagattgcaaaaatttttttttttaaaggtgaaaggGATTGAAAGATCGCTAAGTCCCACCCCCTCATCTTCCAGGTGAAAAAACAGAAGCCTAAGTGGTGTGAGATGATTTAACCGGAGTCAGCTTTAGTGGCTGAGCTGAGACGGCACCACAGACCCTAATGTGTAGCTCAGCGCTCTTCCCTTCTGCCTCCAAGGTGCCCTGGGTGCTCCTGGGCTCCGGGCTCTCTCCAGAGGGTAGGAGACGTCGAAGGTGTTCTGTGCCCCAGGTGTGGCGCCATCAGGCCCTCCCGCACCCCCTACCCACAACGTACCATAAATGCCAAAATTCTTGGATAGAGACTGGCTGCAGAAGAACTCGAAGCCTTGAGACACAAAGTAGTGTAAGAATATAGCATCTTCCTCCAGGTCACCGGTGGATAAACCTTGATAGGGAATgtcaaaaaatggaaatatttccttGCTCtgtaagagaaaaagagaatgagaaggGGGAGGGACTCCCGGAGGCATGGGAGGTGCTGAGAAGGAGGAGCGCGGGGCGAGAGGCGGGCTCACCTTCATCAGGGTCATCAACTGTGTCCACTGACTCGAGGTCAGCCTGCAGTTGCCGATACTCCCGATCACAAAGACGCAGCCGTGCGGGGCATGCTGCAGGGAAAGACCGTCCTGTCGGGCGCCTCCCTGACCACACAGGTCGTGGCAGGGGACGCTGGGAGGAGAAGCTATCCTCCACGTGGGTTCCTACTAAAGGGCTGTGAATCTGAGCCTATAAAAGGTCCTGGATGCCCGGAGTCGGGGTAGAGGGGGGCGGTTAGGAGAAAATGGAAGCTGTAAACCAGGTCTGGGGAGCAGCTGCTGAGAGCGGGGGAACCTCTACCTCCACCACATCGAGGAGCATGTTGGGGTCCAAGCACAGATGTGCGGAGTCCCAGAAGGTGTGCTCATAAACTGTAAAGCCCATGTCCTGGAAGATGAGTCCATGCGGTTCTGTGGGAACACAGCGCCCCCCGCCACCAGCTGGCACGTGAGAAGTGGAGAGATGGGAGGCAGAGACACCAGAGAACGGGGGCGGGGGCAGAGGAAGGGACATTAGTCTCCGAAGGGAGgacaggaagaggaaaaggacaaGAATATCTCGGCCCGTCCACCGTTTTTCTCAGGACAGAGTGAGGACAGCAGTGAAGATAGCAGGTGGGGTGGGAATCAAGAACGGGGCGAGGGGCGTGGGGCCGGAGTCTGCCACTCACCTTTTTGAGAAGAAACGATGTAAACTATCTGAGAATTCTGACACCAAGTTTTGAGGAACTGAGCCCCGAGTTGGAAAGCGCCGCTGTCCCCCACGGTTTGCACACCCCCTGCCtgccagccaaaaaaaaaggtgTTGGTGTCTCCCAACGTTGGGGAAGGAGGACCACTTGCTCCAGGGGGTCAAGGCCACATGCTCCCACACATGCACCTCCACTGACTCATCCAGCGGGGTTTACCGAGCACCTACGAGGTGCCAGACACTGTGGTGGGCGCTTGGGATACATAAGAGAATAAAACGAACCCCCTCCACCCCTGGTGGTGCTCACATTCATACCAGGCCTGGGCagcctttggctgcaaaggaccAAACAGTtgctgaaatggcaacccacattccagtattcttgcctggagaattccatggacaaaggagtctggtgggatacagtccatggggtcccaaagagctggacacgactgagcaacaatcaCTTGATCGCTCGCTCACTCAGGTCATATAACTACTCAACACTGCCGTTAAAGCAGAAGGCGGCTCTTGACAAGACAAGTAAATGATCATGGCCATGTTCCAATAACATTTTtctggacactgaaatttgaatttcatgtcaTTTTCATACGTCCCCAAAATATCATCGCTCTTTGATTTTTCAgcctttaaaaatcataaaaacattaaaaaaaaaaaaaagagtgatggtGATACCAGCACCACTTCAGGTTCAGATCATTCCCTTCTGGAAAGAGCTGCCACCCCAGCAGTGGGGACTGGTGTGGAGACCCCTGACTTTGGGTCTTGATCCTGGCCCCATCCTCCAATGACTGATCCTGGGACTGTCTGAACCTCGCAGGGCCCCTCTAAACTCTTCACTTTTGCACTCATACAATCCCAGACCCCCAGTCTCTACTCCTCGTGTCTCGGTGAGCGAGGGAAGGGCCCTGCTTCTCACCCTGTTCTCCACAATGACTTGGCTGTTCTTTCCAAAGAGGAggttcagggaagcctggatgaATGATTTCATGCCCATCACCGGCGTGTACTCATAGTTCAGGGAGGGATCTTGGGCAATCTGCATTCGAGTCTTGCGCACCACGGAGGACACCCAGGGTCTGCCTTCGCTGGTCATGCAGACTGTGAGGGGAAGGGCAGAGGGGTCTCTGGAGGCCCACTGCGGTGCCTGCAAGCTTGTGGGCTCTGCAGACAGCCCACGAATCTGTCCTGGTTCTCTTGGGGCTTTGGGAAGTTGCCTAGGAAAAGaccactttccttttcttcccccaacTCCTTTATAAAAAACGATGTGTTGTTAGTGGGTATGTCTAATTTTCACCTTTTtgaaaaagacaacagaaacCTATGCCACTTTAAAGGGCAAAAATGATAGACAATGGGAGAGTTacaggttgggcttccctggtggctcagacggtgaagaatctgcctgcaatgcaggagacccaggttcgatccctgagtcgggaggatcccctggagaaagaaatggcaactcacttcagtactcttgcctggaaaatcccaccgacaaaggagcctggtgggctatagtccatggggtcgcaaagagtcagacatgatcgagtgactaacgctttcacttttcatctggGACTGAACAAAGGTCACACTGACTTTCACCGTGGCAAGGGCTGGCTGCATCCCAGGACAGTTTAGGAGCCATTCTTGGTTCAGGAgcggaggaaggagaaggggagaatgAACAGGCTGTAGGAAACGCAGGGTCCTCACAGGTTCCAgcacggggggggggggaagcacaCATGTGTGcgagtgtgctaagttgcttcagctgtgtccaactttttgggaccctgtggacagtagccgaccaggctcctttgtccatgggatgctccaagcaagaatactggagtgggttgccatgcccttctccaagagatcttcccaacccaaggatcgaatcccaGTCActgacgtctcctgcattggcaggtgggttttttggtaccacctgggaagcccgcgaGAGGATACAGCCCTTATCAAATGCCAGGAACCCTCGGAGAAGGGCAGAGGGCCCAGACCCACCCACGAGATTTTCTGCTCCTTTCCCCACTGGGCAATTCTGCTCACAGGAAGAGACCTCTCTGTCTAGGGAGGTTTGTGCTCTCTCGACCCCTCTGTGGGGGTCCTCCTAGAGGCGGTCATGGTACCCGGCGTCTCACACCCCCAAACGACGAGGCTTCTACCTTTATAGGCCAGGAACATCTTGTTCGGGTCGTCATCTTGCTTATAGGTCTTGAGCAAGCTGCCCTCTAGCTTCTGGGCCATGGGCACATCTGTGAACACAGACAGAGTAGGCATCGCTGAGGGAAAATAGAACCAGGACTGCGCTTCTGCTCCTGCGTTCTTCTCCTGAAGGCTTCTGCCCGCAGCCGGCCTCCAAGTCTGGGCCACCCAGATCCGCCTCTTACCAGAACCTTGGTGGCAACCAGTCACCAGAGCAACAGAACCCCATCACTCACTGTGTCCATGGTGGCCCTCCTCAAGGGCTATGGGAGTATTCCAAGACGCCTGGGGAGGACCCTCTGAGAGATGGGGCAGGAGGAGGTCACAGCGGGGACCTAGAACTACCAGGCGCTTCTCCCTAACTCACTGCCTCCTCTAGTCACCTAATccaccaatattttttttttttcttttggctgcacagcatgtgggattttagtttcctgaccagggattgaaccagtgacccctgaagtggaagcacagcgtcttaaccactggaccgcccaTCTACAATAACAGATCAGCCCCTTAGAAGACACAGCAACACAGGCAGCCATGAGCCCAGAGAGGGCTTCTGCAGAGGTGAAACCTCAGACCCAGCAGTAATGTGAGTCCAGGGACACATTTAAAAAGCTTCTACTTTCATTTTACTCAAGGGTCCAggtgtttaaaagaaaagaaaaacaacactgcTTTCTTCCACAATTATTTTCAAGAGTCCTATTTCTAAAAAGAGTGTAACTTGCCATTCCTGTTgttgtcttagtcactcagtcctgtccgactctttgcgaccccatggactgtaccccaccaggctcttctatccatgggattctccaggcaagaagactggagtgggttgccatttcctcctccagggatcttcccgacccagggattgaatctgaggctgtgctgcaggtggattcttcaccactgagtcaccagggaagcccattaagacAACCCTATATATCTGTTATTTACAATGAAGAGTTCTACAATTGCTAACTCTTTCAGTGGTGGCCCAGCAGCAAGTGTAGAAGGCAGAGATCAAAGGCAGAAAGCATTGGCCTCTGTAGGatgtcttacatttttttttttcccaagtgacTCTGTGACTGTTGCAAATGTAGTTGGTGTCTCTCCCAGATACCTTTACCAGCCCTGCTGGTGGATAAGAATTTTCTTTCTCACCCACCTTCCAGATTGTGCTTGGCAACAGGAAGCCACCCGGCAGGTTACACTCCCATCAGCAGGGCAGCCAATGACTACCTGATCTTGGTGTACAAAAAGCCAGCCGTGGGACTTCTCAGGCGGTCCAGTGGTGAATACTCAAGGTTCCACTGCAGCAGGCACCAGttagatccctggtgggggaattaatattcccacatgcttcagtgtgtccaaaaaggttttttttttttttaatttaatttaaaaagtcagtcctcaaataaataaataaataaaaagtcagtCCTCTTGACTTGGGGGATGCATGTGGCTCATTTTGCACTTCAGAGCCCATCCCCCAATCAGGCCATGGCTAGACTTGACCCAGGGCCCCTTGTGTGGCCCTCTCCTCTTTACAATCCTGTTTCTTTCGCTTCCTCGTGGGTTCCTCCTACAGGGCACTCCCTCTGCAAACCACATGCCCCAGATCCCTATCTCAGCCTGTGTTTCCAGGGAACCTGCCTGGAGACAAGTGATTGTGCAAGTTATCCCTGCTACTGCAGAAACCTTtggaagcatttatttatttttggctgtgttgggtcttcgttgctgtgcttgGGTTTCCTCGTGTGGTGAGCCAGGCTACTCTTGAGTTGTGGTGCGtgagcttctcattgaggtggcttctcctgttgcagcccacaggctctagggcacgcgggcttcacTATTTGCATCACGCGGGCTTAGCAGTTGTGGTTCCAGGGCTCTagagcaagggctcagtagttgtggtacacggactGAGTGGCCTCTCGGCACGCAgaatattcctggaccagggattgagcccatgtcccctgcattggcagacagattcttaaccactggactaccagggaagtcctgtagaaacctttaaaacttaaaaatatatatatatatgtaacaaagAACACAGATGTTCTACAAGCAACCGACAACCACAGTTAACATTTTGGTGTACCCTTTCTGGTTTCTTCTCTaagatgtttatattttaagattatGGATATCAAAAGCACCATGTCATTTTTCATCATACTTTTTTCACTTCACATCTTGGTTGTGAGGATTTAATATCAGTGCCAATGAGAACTTTTTATGCAGCAAGTAATTAAAAAACCAACCCAAACTAGCATGAACGGGAGAGGAAATTCATTGCCTCTGTAAGTGGGCAGGCCCGTGTTCATCTGACTTCGAGCATCGTTCAGACCAGAGCATAACAAGTCGTCAGGGTTCCAGCTTCATTTTCTGTGGTTCCCTTGGCTCTCCTCTTCTGGAGGGTTCCACTTTGTTCTTGGGCTGACTCTGCGCATGGGAGCAAAAGCAAATGTAGTACTGATGCAAAGGATACGCATTTGAGCAATTTCCATTGTAGCTCTATTTGCAAATAAGCTAAATGCTGATTACTAAAGGAATGTTTACATTGGAATAGCCATATAATGGAATTCTGTGCAGCAGTTAAAGGCAGCCCTACAGAtacaaatgcataaaaatatCCAAGATACATCATTAGGAACAATGGAGGTACAAATGGAGAGCAAAGTAGAGAACACTGGGAGAAATAAAAGATCATTTGCATGTATAGGCACAGAGAGGCTCTGGAGGGATGCAAGAAGAAGCAGGTAACTGTGATCACCTCTGGAAAGTGGGACAGGCTGGCCGGTGGACAAGGACAGGTACTaatgctgacttgctttcttacCCTACTTCATCCCTTGGAAATGTTAGACCACATGCAGATGGctgttcatttaaaaagtgtTGATGTTTCCAAACAATAACTGCAGCACTATCCAGAGGAAGAGAGAGCATCTCTTCTCTTGGCTCCTTGCAAGAACCAATAAGTTTCCTTCCC
This portion of the Muntiacus reevesi chromosome 10, mMunRee1.1, whole genome shotgun sequence genome encodes:
- the GOT1L1 gene encoding putative aspartate aminotransferase, cytoplasmic 2; this translates as MPTLSVFTDVPMAQKLEGSLLKTYKQDDDPNKMFLAYKVCMTSEGRPWVSSVVRKTRMQIAQDPSLNYEYTPVMGMKSFIQASLNLLFGKNSQVIVENRAGGVQTVGDSGAFQLGAQFLKTWCQNSQIVYIVSSQKEPHGLIFQDMGFTVYEHTFWDSAHLCLDPNMLLDVVEHAPHGCVFVIGSIGNCRLTSSQWTQLMTLMKSKEIFPFFDIPYQGLSTGDLEEDAIFLHYFVSQGFEFFCSQSLSKNFGIYDEGVGTLVVVALNNQLLLRVLSQLMNFARALWLNPPTTGARIITSVLCNPAMQGEWRQSLEGVVENIMMTKEKVKEKLRLLGTPGSWDHITEQKGSHSYLGLNSQQVEYLISKKHIYIPKNGRINFTCINSYNIDYITASINEAVCFTKDSEK